CGGCTGGCGGAGACACGAGCGTCGCGGGGTAAATCACGAGGTCGCCGGCGGCGGCCGGGCTCACGATCGTGACGTTCGCCGAGACCGTCTGCGTCCCGGCCGGAACGCCGCACGAACCGACGAGCGTGAACGTGCGCGAGGCCCCGGCGCCGAGCGCGGGTCCCGTCGAGGGGGCCCGCCGCGTTGCGGCGTGTCCACGAGGCGGCAGGGCGTGAGCGTGAAGAACGTCGTGGCCCCCTGCCGCGTCGGGGTCGGCGTAGGCGTCGGCGTTCGCGTCGGGGTCACGGTCGGAGTCGGGGGGCGGGGTGGGCAGGTCGTGGGCGTCGGGGTTCGCGTCGGGGTCAGGGTCGGGGTCCTGGTCGGCGTCGGGGTCGGCGTGCCCGGCAGGAACGTCGGCGTCTGGGTCGGGGTCGCGGTGGCCGTCGGCGTCAGGGTCGGTGTGATCGTCGGCGTCGCCGTCCGCGTCGCCGTCGCCGTCGGGGTGGGCGTCGGCGTCGGCGGGATGCCGGTTCCGTACGTGTAGAGGGGACGTCGCGGTGTAGCCCTGGTTGGATGGGTTCCGGACGGTCACTTCGACGACGCCGTCGGCGTGCGCGCCCGTCGTCGCGTTGATCGTCGTCGCGTTCACGAAGGCGACGCCCGTCGCGGCCACGCCGCCGATCGTGACGGTCGCGCCCGAGACGAACCCCGTGCCCGAGATCGTGACCGCGGTGCCGCCGGCGGTCGGGCCCGCGTTCGGGGCGACGTCCGTGACGATGGGGCCCGCGACCGTGCCGAAGCAGCTGGGGCGGCCCTCGACGTACGTCCGGATGCGCGCCGTGACGGCCTGGCTCGTCTCGCCCGGCACGCCGAGGAACATCTTGATGTTCGAGTATCCGCCGGAGCAGTGCGTGTGGGGCGAAGCCGAAATTGTGCCTTCCGAGCTCGTGCGCCACGACCATGAAGTCCCAGTACGTGAACGAGATGTTCGTCGGAGCGACGCCCGAGAGGCTCGCGCTGACGCCGTACCCGGCGCCGCCGCAGAGCGCGTTCAGGTAGGCGATGCCGCCGCCGAGGCCCTTCCCCGAGAGCATGTGCGCCGTCGCCCGGGGAACGGTGCCGCGGTTCGTGCTCCAGTACGAAACGAACTCCGACAGCGCGGCGGACGTGCCGCTCGTCGCGTTCCACGGGTCCGCCGCCGTCGTCCAGATGGAGAGGTGGTTCACCTGGAGCGTCACGAGAACGTCGCGCTGGTAAACCGCCGAGACGAAGGCGGAAGAGGTCGCCGACGTACTTTCGTGAGGTTCGTCGTGGAGTTGAACTTCGCGTAGAGCTCGTAGTCCGTCTCCACGGCGATTCCCGCGAAGTACATGACGTTGCTCAGCGCGCGCCGGTTCAGCGAGGCGGGCGGGTTTTCGTCTCGGGAACGGGAAGCGAGTCCGTTCCGCACGTGAAGGTCCGCATCGCGTCGGGACGTCGGTCTCGGGGTCCGGCGTCCGGACGAGGGTGCGGCCGGGAGGTCCGTCGCCGTAAGGGTGACGCTCCGGCCCGAGGACCGAGACGCGCCGCCCGTGATCACGAAGCCGCGGGCGAGCGTCCCGC
The window above is part of the Acidobacteriota bacterium genome. Proteins encoded here:
- a CDS encoding IPT/TIG domain-containing protein — translated: MFLGVPGETSQAVTARIRTYVEGRPSCFGTVAGPIVTDVAPNAGPTAGGTAVTISGTGFVSGATVTIGGVAATGVAFVNATTINATTGAHADGVVEVTVRNPSNQGYTATSPLHVRNRHPADADAHPDGDGDADGDADDHTDPDADGHRDPDPDADVPAGHADPDADQDPDPDPDANPDAHDLPTPPPDSDRDPDANADAYADPDAAGGHDVLHAHALPPRGHAATRRAPSTGPALGAGASRTFTLVGSCGVPAGTQTVSANVTIVSPAAAGDLVIYPATLVSPPAVSTVSFRAGRTRANNAHLFLSSDGTGRVTVRNNTNGSLNLVLDVNGYYR